From a single Gemmatimonadetes bacterium SCN 70-22 genomic region:
- a CDS encoding twin-arginine translocation pathway signal, with protein sequence MSTFTFATAQYESGDWDSAPLVPANLIDSVARYTSIDVAPSGVVVPLGSEAALRYPLLYLTGHLPVRFTAQERRVLGRYLERGGLLFVDDHNHDVDGMFHKTATEELQSVAGPLGKLPNTHALYSAFFRFEDGPPNTSHELNGWGDNLVHPYLLAALRGDRISVLYSNKDYSSEWNFHPDNKRFYSVDNTRFGVNLVVYALTR encoded by the coding sequence ATGAGCACGTTCACCTTCGCCACGGCACAGTACGAGTCGGGGGACTGGGACTCGGCGCCGCTGGTCCCCGCCAACCTGATCGACTCCGTCGCGCGCTACACGTCGATCGACGTCGCCCCGTCGGGGGTCGTCGTCCCCCTCGGCTCCGAGGCGGCGTTGCGCTACCCGTTGTTGTACCTGACGGGGCACCTCCCGGTGCGCTTCACGGCGCAGGAACGGCGGGTGCTGGGGCGCTACCTCGAGCGGGGCGGCCTCCTGTTCGTGGATGACCACAACCACGACGTCGACGGGATGTTCCACAAGACCGCGACCGAGGAGCTGCAGTCGGTGGCCGGTCCCCTGGGGAAGCTCCCCAACACGCACGCGCTGTATTCCGCGTTCTTCCGCTTCGAGGACGGTCCCCCCAACACGTCGCACGAGCTCAACGGGTGGGGCGACAACCTCGTGCACCCCTACCTCCTGGCCGCACTGCGGGGCGACCGCATCTCGGTGCTCTACAGCAACAAGGACTACTCGTCGGAGTGGAACTTCCACCCCGACAACAAGCGCTTCTACTCGGTCGACAACACGCGCTTCGGCGTGAACCTGGTGGTGTATGCGCTCACCCGGTGA